The Megalops cyprinoides isolate fMegCyp1 chromosome 19, fMegCyp1.pri, whole genome shotgun sequence genome has a window encoding:
- the swsap1 gene encoding ATPase SWSAP1, with amino-acid sequence MADILALVLTCNCAQPRDNNNRKLTPISPRNALPCMIVGESCNIKTSLLFLTAVTAASDLGVRVVFFTPTPFQSLPGLLQDSLACLNPESLKKITFMYSRSQEELLQNVAYLHESVRQAAVLPALLIVDRLDRYLGLQREEQAAAAVHLSALLIDTASFLTRNSEEPCRVIVSFDVEQQGQAPRELAAPDPILSILNRYFSVHCTLDRDRRSGVPSPPGEPGDAWQIYFSGAGNTVAHGGSNQGDQILGRQWQLAICPNGTMEFLPTSMESCVNE; translated from the exons ATGGCAGATATTTTAGCACTAGTTTTGACGTGTAATTGTGCACAACCTCGGGATAATAACAACCGCAAGTTAACCCCTATTTCACCTCGGAATGCACTGCCATGTATGATTGTGGGAGAGAGCTGTAACATCAAAACATCGCTGCTGTTCTTGACTGCGGTTACAGCTGCCTCAGACTTAGGGGTCAGAGTAGTGTTTTTCACCCCGACACCCTTCCAGAGTCTCCCCGGGTTGCTTCAGGACTCCCTGGCCTGCCTGAACCCCGAGAGTCTTAAG aAGATAACGTTCATGTACTCCAGGTcgcaggaggagctgctgcagaatgtGGCATATCTGCATGAGTCGGTTCGTCAGGCAGCTGTGCTGCCTGCCCTGCTCATTGTGGACAGGCTTGATCGCTACCTCGGGTTGCAGAGGGAGGAGCAAGCAGCCGCCGCCGTGCACCTCTCAGCCCTGCTGATTGACACAGCCTCTTTCCTGACACGCAACTCAGAAGAGCCATGCCGGGTCATCGTCTCCTTTGATGTGGAGCAGCAAGGACAGGCGCCCCGGGAGCTGGCGGCACCCGACCCCATTCTCTCCATACTCAACCGCTATTTCTCCGTGCACTGCACCTTGGACCGGGACAGACGTTCTGGTGTGCCCAGTCCCCCTGGAGAACCAGGTGATGCTTGGCAGATTTACTTCTCTGGTGCTGGGAACACTGTGGCCCACGGTGGCAGTAATCAAGGAGATCAGATTCTTGGACGCCAGTGGCAATTGGCTATTTGCCCAAATGGGACAATGGAGTTCTTGCCCACCTCCATGGAGAGTTGtgtgaatgaataa
- the tmem205 gene encoding transmembrane protein 205, translating into MATEGEPTELIKVLHLLVMSLAWGMQVWVFISGFVLAFQVSRHTFGLVQSKLFPVYFYCLLSSNFISLAVFAVYHPRELLDWHESVQMALYFSAVVLAGLNAQWFGPAVTEAMLKMQEVEQDHGLGREVGMGSNKEAYAKLREQDPKYKAVTHSFFHYHGLSNLCNLLGFICSSVNLAYAGFHLSTI; encoded by the exons ATGGCCACAGAAGGGGAGCCTACAGAGCTGATTAAAGTGCTGCACTTACTGGTGATGTCACTCGCCTGGGGAATGCAGGTGTGGGTCTTTATATCAG GGTTTGTCCTGGCGTTCCAGGTGTCTCGGCACACTTTTGGCCTGGTGCAGAGCAAGCTGTTCCCTGTGTACTTCTACTGTCTTCTCAGCAGTAACTTCATCAGCCtggctgtgtttgcagtgtaCCACCCCCGGGAGTTGTTGGATTGGCATGAGTCAGTGCAG ATGGCACTGTACTTCAGCGCGGTGGTCCTGGCCGGCCTGAATGCGCAGTGGTTCGGCCCTGCTGTCACAGAGGCTatgctgaagatgcaggaggtGGAGCAGGATCATGGACTGGGCAGGGAAGTCGGCATGGGCTCCAATAAGGAGGCGTATGCCAAGCTCCGGGAGCAAGATCCCAAATACAAGGCAGTCACACACTCCTTCTTCCACTATCACGGCCTGTCTAACCTCTGCAACCTGCTGGGGTTCATATGCAGTTCTGTGAACCTGGCCTATGCAGGATTTCACCTAAGCACCATTTAA